A region of Salinibacter sp. 10B DNA encodes the following proteins:
- a CDS encoding DUF411 domain-containing protein: MSTFPSWSTHAKAFGLGILLAAIGIGAYLQWGSNASADLPPVTVYKSPTCGCCTEWVSHLRERGFQVKVEDRVNVQPVKRQLGVPNGLASCHTATVGNYVVEGHVPAEQIKRLLQNKPNLKGISVPGMPIGSPGMERGDRVEPYAVVGFTGSGDTTTVAQYGPRK; encoded by the coding sequence GTGTCCACGTTTCCCTCCTGGAGTACCCACGCAAAGGCCTTCGGTCTCGGCATTCTCCTGGCCGCTATCGGCATTGGAGCGTACCTGCAATGGGGATCAAACGCCTCCGCTGACCTGCCCCCCGTCACGGTCTACAAGAGCCCCACCTGTGGTTGCTGTACCGAGTGGGTCAGCCACCTCCGAGAGCGGGGATTTCAGGTAAAGGTGGAAGATCGCGTAAACGTGCAACCCGTGAAGCGCCAACTGGGCGTTCCGAACGGCCTTGCGTCGTGCCACACCGCTACGGTGGGCAATTACGTCGTAGAGGGACACGTGCCCGCCGAACAGATCAAGCGCCTTCTGCAAAACAAACCGAACCTGAAGGGCATCAGTGTGCCCGGAATGCCCATCGGATCGCCGGGCATGGAGCGGGGCGACCGTGTGGAACCATACGCCGTGGTTGGTTTCACGGGGTCGGGCGACACGACCACTGTTGCCCAGTACGGCCCGCGCAAATAA
- a CDS encoding copper chaperone PCu(A)C → MLRSLEVRSVFGTFTLCVALLLGAGCQSGSQDEQEASGPPPLPDDELAIENPWAQPASAGSTSALYMTIANGRQGADTLVEASAPIIDSSEVHRITAADTSSRSGLPVPARTRVTLAPGSTHVKLVNLGQSLDENSTLILNLEFAQSGLQRVRVPVQSSPPGQQ, encoded by the coding sequence ATGTTGCGTTCACTGGAGGTTCGATCTGTTTTTGGGACGTTCACCCTTTGTGTTGCGCTGCTCCTGGGGGCTGGGTGCCAGTCGGGATCGCAGGATGAGCAGGAGGCATCTGGGCCTCCGCCCCTACCGGACGATGAACTCGCCATCGAGAATCCCTGGGCTCAGCCCGCCTCCGCCGGGAGCACGAGTGCCCTCTACATGACCATCGCGAATGGGCGTCAGGGGGCCGACACGCTTGTGGAAGCCAGTGCCCCAATCATCGACAGTTCAGAGGTGCATCGCATCACGGCCGCGGATACCAGCAGCAGGAGCGGACTGCCTGTGCCGGCCCGCACGCGAGTGACGCTTGCGCCCGGAAGTACCCACGTGAAGCTTGTCAATCTGGGACAATCGCTTGACGAGAATAGCACCTTGATTCTCAATCTTGAGTTTGCCCAGAGTGGGCTCCAACGGGTACGGGTGCCTGTGCAATCCTCGCCTCCCGGCCAGCAGTGA
- the purQ gene encoding phosphoribosylformylglycinamidine synthase subunit PurQ has translation MPVRFGVVVFPGSNCDHDAYHAAKHVCEQDARFIWHEEESVGDVDVVIVPGGFSYGDYLRSGAIARFSPIMQDVVRFANEGGLVLGICNGFQILCEAGLLPGTLLRNESLRFVSKPATLRVENAETPFTGALQAGQVVTFPVAHGEGRYFAEDDVLDQLETNNQILFRYSTPDGDLTNDANPNGSVRNIGGLINEEGNVCGLMPHPERCVEAMIGGTDGRFLFQSLIEHVEAEHAVA, from the coding sequence ATGCCCGTCCGTTTCGGAGTTGTCGTCTTCCCTGGGTCGAACTGCGACCACGACGCCTACCACGCCGCCAAACACGTCTGTGAACAGGACGCCCGTTTTATCTGGCATGAGGAGGAAAGCGTCGGGGACGTGGATGTCGTGATCGTGCCCGGCGGATTCTCGTACGGCGACTACCTGCGGTCCGGTGCCATCGCCCGCTTCTCGCCCATCATGCAGGACGTGGTGCGGTTTGCCAACGAGGGCGGGCTCGTGCTCGGCATTTGCAACGGCTTTCAGATTTTGTGCGAAGCTGGACTGTTGCCGGGCACCCTCCTGCGCAACGAGTCGCTCCGTTTTGTAAGCAAGCCGGCGACACTCCGCGTGGAAAATGCTGAGACCCCGTTCACCGGGGCACTGCAGGCCGGACAGGTCGTCACGTTCCCGGTGGCGCACGGCGAGGGCCGGTACTTTGCGGAGGACGACGTGCTAGATCAGTTGGAGACCAACAACCAGATCCTCTTCCGCTACAGCACGCCCGACGGCGACCTCACAAATGACGCCAACCCGAACGGCTCGGTGCGCAACATCGGGGGCCTCATCAACGAGGAGGGAAACGTCTGCGGCCTCATGCCCCACCCCGAGCGCTGCGTTGAAGCAATGATCGGCGGCACGGACGGGCGCTTTCTCTTCCAGTCGCTCATCGAGCACGTGGAGGCCGAGCACGCGGTTGCGTGA
- a CDS encoding single-stranded DNA-binding protein: protein MARGVNKVILIGNLGQEPELRYTGSGTAVCNMRLATNESYTNRDGEEVQKTEWHNVVAWGRLGEVCNEYLDKGSQVYFEGSLQTRSWEDRDGNTRYTTEVKAREMMFLDSNRQGAPDGGFDQEQGYQDDDFDQRPPQQQPAGPGPKQSGQGGQSGGGQSGGNDEETFEPDDELPF from the coding sequence ATGGCACGCGGTGTCAACAAAGTCATCCTCATTGGCAACCTCGGGCAGGAGCCCGAACTGCGATACACCGGCAGCGGCACGGCCGTCTGCAACATGCGGCTGGCCACGAACGAATCGTACACCAACCGCGACGGCGAAGAAGTCCAGAAAACGGAGTGGCACAACGTCGTGGCCTGGGGACGACTCGGCGAGGTCTGCAACGAATACCTGGACAAGGGGTCGCAGGTCTACTTCGAAGGCTCCCTCCAGACGCGCTCCTGGGAAGATCGCGACGGCAACACTCGCTACACCACCGAGGTGAAGGCCCGCGAGATGATGTTCCTCGACAGCAACCGGCAGGGCGCCCCAGACGGCGGCTTCGATCAGGAGCAGGGCTACCAGGACGACGACTTCGATCAGCGCCCCCCTCAACAGCAACCGGCCGGACCGGGTCCGAAGCAATCCGGCCAGGGAGGACAATCTGGCGGAGGACAATCCGGCGGGAACGACGAGGAAACGTTCGAGCCGGACGATGAACTCCCGTTCTAG
- a CDS encoding acyl-CoA dehydrogenase family protein: MSIASYLSEELGASVEFETFRDAFREKLRTVFSQRADFNELSTQRGLPPFVMREIQSLTPLSVFIPEEYGGRGGHVHECQAILATASYESLALSLTLGINGALFLQPLTKYGHEAIKGPVFERFIEDKNMGGLMITEPDYGTDALNMKTSYTKENGTYHVEGTKHWAGLTGWADFWLITARRQGKNGDLGRDIDFFVADMNQSEQMVEVEEFYENLGLYMIPYGRNNVDIRVPEEHRLQPESTGIKMMLDTLHRSRIEFPGMGMGFLQRMLDEALEHCKKRFVGGKPLLDYDQVERRIAEIQAAFTACSAMCLHTSEHAGTENNLAGATLTANSIKAVVTDLMQDASQSLLQLMGGKGYRLDHVAGRSVVDSRPFQIFEGSNDVLYQQISESVLKSMRQMKERNLRSFLADHDLTARAVEYFNDSLNFEVDQSLPQRKLVELGRILGRVVTMEMVIELGDRGFRSDLISNCLQVFRKNAQGLLTTYRNDEPATVIEDYVEGSAWIDFVKA, encoded by the coding sequence ATGAGCATTGCCTCGTATTTGTCCGAAGAGCTTGGTGCCTCGGTCGAGTTTGAAACGTTCCGGGACGCCTTTCGCGAGAAGCTGCGCACCGTCTTTTCCCAGCGGGCCGACTTCAACGAATTAAGTACGCAGCGGGGGCTTCCGCCCTTTGTGATGCGCGAGATTCAGTCGCTCACCCCTCTCTCGGTCTTTATTCCGGAGGAGTACGGCGGACGGGGAGGACACGTCCACGAGTGCCAGGCCATTCTTGCCACCGCCTCCTACGAGTCGCTCGCGCTCTCGCTCACCCTCGGCATCAATGGCGCGCTCTTTCTGCAGCCCCTCACCAAATACGGGCACGAGGCCATTAAAGGCCCGGTGTTCGAGCGTTTCATTGAGGACAAAAACATGGGCGGGCTCATGATCACCGAGCCCGACTATGGCACCGATGCCCTCAACATGAAAACCTCCTACACCAAGGAGAACGGGACCTATCATGTGGAGGGCACAAAGCACTGGGCCGGCCTCACCGGCTGGGCGGACTTCTGGCTGATCACGGCCCGCCGACAAGGCAAAAACGGCGACCTTGGACGGGACATCGATTTTTTCGTGGCGGACATGAACCAGTCCGAGCAGATGGTCGAAGTCGAGGAGTTCTACGAAAACCTCGGCCTCTACATGATCCCATACGGGCGCAACAACGTGGACATCCGGGTGCCGGAGGAGCACCGCCTCCAACCCGAAAGCACCGGCATCAAGATGATGCTGGATACGCTGCATCGCAGCCGCATCGAGTTTCCGGGCATGGGCATGGGATTCCTGCAACGCATGCTCGACGAGGCCCTGGAGCACTGTAAGAAACGCTTCGTCGGAGGGAAGCCGCTCCTCGACTACGACCAGGTGGAGCGCCGCATCGCAGAGATCCAGGCGGCGTTCACGGCGTGCTCGGCCATGTGCCTCCACACAAGTGAGCATGCGGGCACGGAGAACAACTTGGCCGGCGCCACGCTGACGGCCAACTCCATCAAGGCGGTCGTCACCGACCTCATGCAGGACGCCTCACAGTCGCTCCTCCAGTTGATGGGCGGCAAAGGCTACCGGCTCGACCACGTGGCCGGGCGCTCGGTCGTCGACAGCCGCCCCTTTCAAATCTTCGAGGGCTCGAACGACGTGCTCTACCAGCAGATTTCAGAGTCCGTCCTCAAGTCGATGCGGCAAATGAAGGAGAGAAACCTGCGCTCCTTCCTTGCCGATCACGACCTCACCGCCCGGGCGGTAGAGTATTTCAACGACTCCCTCAACTTCGAGGTTGACCAATCGCTACCGCAACGCAAGCTCGTGGAACTCGGGCGCATCCTTGGGCGCGTGGTGACAATGGAGATGGTAATCGAACTCGGTGATCGTGGCTTCCGCAGTGATCTGATTTCGAACTGTCTCCAGGTCTTTCGCAAAAACGCGCAGGGCCTACTGACCACCTACCGCAACGACGAGCCCGCAACGGTCATCGAGGATTACGTAGAGGGCAGTGCCTGGATTGATTTTGTGAAGGCGTAA
- a CDS encoding alpha/beta hydrolase gives MHDTPFPVHETGDFQYNDEGPKDSPVPPIVLLHGMLGDLSNWVDTVDRLSNNGYRVLAPIIPVYDFPISETGVPRLTQHVHEFVEAMGLDRTILVGNSLGGHIALLYALDHPNRVEAMVLSGSSGIYETTMGTTFFKRQDREFIRERTEMTFYDPEHATEELVDEMFAIVNDRPRALRLLKIARSADEETVTDQLSELEMPTLLIWGQDDVITPPDVAEEFRDRMPNARLHFIEECGHAPMIEHPEAFNNLTLDFLSERAELTHAPSPSNR, from the coding sequence ATGCATGACACTCCTTTTCCCGTCCACGAGACGGGTGACTTTCAGTATAACGACGAAGGGCCGAAGGATTCCCCAGTGCCCCCCATCGTGCTTTTGCACGGCATGCTGGGTGACCTGAGCAATTGGGTCGATACGGTGGATCGTCTTTCCAACAATGGATATCGGGTCTTGGCTCCGATTATCCCGGTATACGACTTTCCGATTTCGGAAACGGGCGTGCCCCGCCTCACCCAGCACGTGCACGAGTTTGTGGAGGCCATGGGCCTCGATCGCACAATTCTCGTGGGCAACTCTCTGGGAGGACACATCGCTCTGCTCTACGCCCTTGACCACCCGAATCGCGTAGAAGCGATGGTCCTGTCCGGCTCGTCCGGCATCTACGAAACGACCATGGGGACCACCTTCTTCAAGCGGCAGGATCGGGAGTTCATCCGTGAACGCACCGAGATGACCTTCTACGACCCGGAGCACGCCACCGAGGAGCTGGTCGACGAAATGTTTGCGATCGTGAACGATCGCCCCCGCGCCCTCCGGCTGCTCAAGATTGCTCGCTCGGCCGACGAGGAAACGGTGACCGATCAGCTTTCTGAACTCGAGATGCCGACGCTCCTGATTTGGGGTCAGGACGATGTCATCACGCCCCCGGATGTGGCCGAGGAATTTCGTGATCGGATGCCCAATGCCCGTCTTCACTTCATCGAGGAGTGTGGGCATGCCCCTATGATTGAACACCCGGAGGCGTTCAACAACCTGACGCTCGACTTTCTGAGCGAACGGGCCGAGTTGACCCACGCCCCGTCGCCCTCCAACCGATAA
- a CDS encoding sulfite exporter TauE/SafE family protein: MTSWILGGLAFGFLGSVHCVGMCGPLALSLPGADQLPGRFLVDRGLYNLGRALTYTFLGGLVGGVGRVVSIAGFQQGLSVTIGILMILTALVPWVSRQVSRLEQAPSALLGRVMTPLSQLYRSGGAGAMLLIGLLNGLLPCGFVYAALATALTAGTVPRSMAFMAAFGLGTGPALLAVSLVGRVASSTWRARLQRFVPVGLVVVGLLLVLRGLGIGGMWSPLLGTPS; this comes from the coding sequence ATGACGAGCTGGATTCTTGGCGGCCTCGCGTTCGGCTTTTTGGGAAGTGTGCACTGCGTGGGCATGTGTGGACCGCTTGCGCTTAGCCTCCCAGGGGCAGATCAGTTGCCCGGGCGGTTTTTGGTCGATCGGGGGCTCTATAATCTTGGGCGGGCCCTGACGTATACCTTTCTCGGGGGACTTGTGGGGGGGGTCGGTCGTGTTGTGTCGATTGCGGGATTTCAGCAAGGCCTGTCTGTGACCATCGGGATCCTAATGATCCTCACGGCCCTCGTGCCGTGGGTCAGTCGGCAGGTGAGCCGTCTCGAACAGGCCCCCTCCGCACTGCTTGGACGTGTGATGACGCCGCTGAGTCAGCTGTATCGTTCAGGTGGGGCAGGTGCTATGCTTCTGATCGGACTTCTGAATGGCCTTCTGCCCTGTGGTTTCGTCTACGCGGCCCTCGCAACGGCTCTCACGGCCGGCACGGTGCCTCGTAGCATGGCGTTTATGGCAGCGTTTGGGCTGGGCACAGGGCCTGCCCTTCTGGCGGTGAGTCTGGTCGGTCGCGTGGCGAGCAGCACGTGGCGAGCGCGCCTCCAGCGATTCGTGCCGGTGGGGTTGGTGGTGGTGGGACTTCTCCTCGTCCTGCGCGGGTTGGGGATCGGGGGCATGTGGAGCCCTCTTCTTGGGACGCCGTCGTGA
- a CDS encoding antibiotic biosynthesis monooxygenase: MLIRIVRMTFAEDTLTVFLDHFDEVSPNIRQFPGCQHLALWQDADAPTVCTTYSHWDSAAALDRYRDSELFRDAWATVKPLFADRPEAHSYTVARSAEAIEQLPRPNSSR; encoded by the coding sequence ATGCTTATCCGGATTGTGCGCATGACCTTCGCCGAGGATACCCTAACGGTGTTCCTCGACCACTTCGACGAGGTGTCTCCAAACATCCGACAGTTTCCGGGCTGCCAGCACCTAGCGCTCTGGCAAGACGCGGACGCGCCGACTGTCTGCACCACCTACAGCCACTGGGACAGTGCCGCGGCCCTGGACCGTTACCGCGACAGCGAGCTTTTCCGAGACGCATGGGCCACCGTCAAGCCTCTCTTCGCAGATCGTCCCGAAGCCCACAGCTACACCGTTGCGCGCTCGGCCGAAGCAATCGAGCAGCTCCCCCGCCCCAATTCCTCTCGCTGA
- a CDS encoding Lrp/AsnC ligand binding domain-containing protein gives MVTAIVLLNTKRDKVNDVADEMAALDGVSEVHSVAGRVDLVAILRVAENDALATLVTSEIRQIDGITDTETLIGFRVHSSHDLEQMFSIGMD, from the coding sequence ATGGTCACCGCGATCGTCCTCCTCAACACCAAGCGCGACAAGGTGAACGATGTGGCCGACGAGATGGCGGCCCTCGACGGCGTAAGCGAAGTGCACTCCGTAGCCGGGCGCGTCGATCTCGTCGCGATTCTCCGCGTCGCCGAAAACGATGCCCTCGCCACCCTCGTCACGAGCGAAATTCGGCAGATCGACGGCATCACAGATACGGAGACCCTCATCGGCTTCCGCGTTCACTCCAGCCACGATCTGGAGCAGATGTTCTCGATTGGGATGGACTGA
- a CDS encoding DUF2851 family protein, with protein sequence MSSSSSSVSAPRDQYEIDDQTVAVSLQEPRPDVQVPEALVHDLWQHQRFDTSGLTTTDDEPVRILDPGRPNADAGPDFQNVHVRIGAMDWRGHVEIHTASGDWFEHDHHTDPRYESVVLHVALHTDMWTGGLLRSDESAIPEIVLYPRLDAPLRELLHAYHTRPDDDTLPCAARWDKVPEQHKRTWIAALARERLAVKRDRLAQASDADLEARLQERLYAGLGYAKNDTPMATLAERLPPETIRSVAEPRNREALHLGVAGLLPEPKDLLDADRETADYAMSLRDRFRRLQVQHDIPEMASTSWTFFRLRPNNFPPLRIAQAAAWYDENALLASDPIPLLRTALTGDDPVADLQTALATTPPPFWRTHYHLKKRASEHDPSLGTSRRNTLLVNAVLPILLLDAKRREDSAQADAAIDVLHSLSAAHDKIIRRFRNLGLNARSAFEAQGMHQLYREYCMEGGCLDCQIGQYLLNS encoded by the coding sequence ATGTCCTCCTCTTCGTCCTCCGTCTCCGCCCCCCGCGACCAGTACGAGATTGACGACCAAACCGTGGCCGTCTCGTTGCAGGAGCCGCGCCCCGATGTCCAAGTGCCCGAGGCTCTCGTCCACGACCTCTGGCAGCACCAGCGCTTCGACACAAGCGGCCTGACCACCACAGACGACGAGCCGGTGCGCATCCTCGACCCCGGACGCCCAAACGCCGATGCCGGACCCGACTTTCAGAATGTGCACGTCCGGATCGGCGCGATGGACTGGCGCGGGCACGTGGAAATCCACACGGCGTCTGGCGACTGGTTCGAGCACGACCACCACACCGATCCGCGGTACGAAAGTGTCGTTCTCCACGTCGCCCTCCACACGGACATGTGGACCGGCGGCCTCCTCCGCTCCGATGAGTCCGCCATCCCGGAAATCGTCCTCTATCCGCGCCTTGATGCGCCGCTGCGCGAGCTGCTGCACGCCTATCACACCCGCCCCGACGACGACACGCTGCCCTGCGCCGCACGCTGGGACAAGGTGCCCGAACAGCACAAGCGAACCTGGATCGCTGCGCTTGCCCGCGAACGTCTGGCCGTGAAACGGGACCGGCTGGCACAAGCCTCCGACGCAGACCTGGAGGCCCGCTTGCAGGAGCGGCTGTACGCGGGTCTCGGCTACGCAAAAAACGATACCCCGATGGCCACGCTGGCCGAGCGCCTGCCCCCAGAGACCATTCGATCCGTAGCGGAGCCGCGGAACCGGGAGGCGCTCCACTTGGGCGTGGCCGGGCTTTTGCCAGAGCCGAAAGATCTACTGGACGCGGATCGGGAAACGGCCGACTACGCAATGAGTCTGCGCGACCGCTTCCGGCGTCTGCAGGTACAACACGACATTCCCGAGATGGCGTCTACGAGCTGGACCTTCTTCCGTCTGCGTCCCAACAACTTTCCGCCACTGCGCATCGCCCAGGCCGCTGCCTGGTACGACGAAAATGCCCTCCTCGCCTCCGACCCGATCCCTCTCCTCCGCACAGCCCTCACCGGCGATGATCCCGTCGCCGACCTTCAAACGGCGCTCGCAACGACGCCGCCCCCGTTCTGGCGTACCCATTACCATCTCAAGAAGCGCGCCTCGGAGCACGACCCGAGCCTCGGAACCTCCCGCCGCAATACACTTCTTGTCAACGCTGTCCTCCCCATCCTCCTACTTGATGCGAAACGCCGGGAGGATTCTGCCCAGGCCGACGCGGCCATCGATGTACTGCACTCTCTTTCTGCCGCTCATGACAAAATCATTCGCCGCTTCCGCAACCTTGGCCTGAATGCCCGCTCGGCCTTTGAAGCGCAAGGAATGCATCAACTCTACCGCGAGTACTGTATGGAAGGCGGATGCCTCGACTGCCAAATCGGCCAGTATCTTCTGAACTCTTAG
- a CDS encoding SCO family protein: protein MHVVALVCLGLLLFTAGCGGESKSNRGAKNTLSLDVDTVLTDTSYTLVNQDRADIQFPDAFVGTPVVLGTIYTHCPNVCSKITANMKDIRSEIADSSSVQFVTVTFDPHRDTPARLSDYRARFGIENSSWQFLTGDSATIGGLMDRLGVRHTIKGTDREFPTPDTDSSYIFTHSNQITLIDAEGRMRATYGGSQTPPKLIISDLQKIQS from the coding sequence ATGCACGTCGTGGCGCTCGTTTGTCTCGGCCTCCTGCTGTTCACGGCGGGCTGTGGAGGCGAGTCGAAATCGAACCGAGGGGCCAAGAACACGCTGTCGCTCGACGTAGACACGGTGCTTACGGACACGTCCTACACGCTCGTAAATCAGGATCGGGCGGACATTCAATTTCCGGACGCGTTTGTGGGGACGCCGGTTGTGCTGGGGACCATCTACACGCATTGCCCGAACGTGTGCTCGAAGATTACCGCCAATATGAAAGACATCCGGTCCGAAATTGCGGACTCGTCATCCGTACAGTTTGTTACGGTGACGTTCGATCCCCATCGAGACACGCCCGCCCGACTTTCGGACTACCGGGCTCGCTTTGGGATTGAAAATTCATCCTGGCAGTTTTTGACAGGCGATTCTGCCACGATTGGTGGACTCATGGATCGGCTCGGCGTGCGCCATACGATCAAGGGGACCGATCGTGAGTTTCCAACGCCGGACACAGACTCCTCCTACATTTTCACGCACTCAAATCAGATCACGCTGATTGACGCAGAGGGCCGGATGCGGGCCACATATGGCGGGAGCCAGACTCCTCCGAAACTCATTATCAGCGATCTCCAAAAAATTCAGTCGTAA
- a CDS encoding PVC-type heme-binding CxxCH protein, giving the protein MTRFHHFFSIALIVVGGAVCLPVQAQVPSEARPIDLSTNEVEQKTRLVQGAEGLTLSLFAAPPEVNYPAAITATPQGNLFVGVDRNGSLDRKPGRGEILKVLDTDNDGQADHYSVFVDSLDSPRGLVYDGNTLYVMHPPTLTAFTDTDGDGVADRRKTLVDGLGFGLDFRGADHTTNGMQMGIDGWLYVSVGDYGFLNATGTDGRQISNRGGGIVRVRPDGSELEIYATGLRNSYDIALNPTLDGFVRGNTNDGYRWRTRLQHVVPQAHFGYPSQFHHFADEVKPPLADYGGGSGTGALYVDAPGLPDSLQQSLYTVDWGRSAVFRHQLTAQGASYEPTQELVLRMPQPTDLTIDGRSNLYVSSWMGASFTYAGEDVGFIVRLGRKDADPPRVPHFQEASTKQLLTVLAGEHSRLRLHAQRELLRRSPTPDAVEEVAALAREDGPTDVRVAALFTLKQWQGADSHAVLMELTGDPELREFALRALADRRPQTDAVSTAPFVKALSAEDPRVRLHAVNGLARLGASGAAGDIVPLVADPDRTVSHVAVRTLVELEAVSAALRAVRHGSPGLIRGGMKVLVRLHRDETVEGLRKVLDRTPDPFTRRQVIGGLARLYHKEAATWTEDDWWGTTPSPRGPYHEPVEWAGSDRIRPLLRTALLDSEGYEYRRRVQLVERNRVVPDGAAGLLTVASDSVRAQAVDALLGNARVTEDMLPSLDTLAGQSFALQRAVTDLLTVQRKLPAASVSLLGEAARETALRPTARADALRTLASLLGKETRADVTTVYARVLNEGGHSAPVAEAIRDYVGGGAHGEQANWYAEKAAAGTASERKLAFAILLHLANTDEIDESAQTVVQTAIQDGWNDPVQSASLLWAIGYTQMEGYAAQVRQHLEDGRTADVKAAAQYAANRLGL; this is encoded by the coding sequence TTGACTCGTTTCCACCACTTCTTCTCGATCGCGCTCATCGTTGTTGGAGGGGCGGTCTGCCTGCCCGTTCAGGCTCAGGTGCCATCCGAGGCGCGTCCCATCGATCTCTCTACGAACGAGGTAGAGCAAAAAACGCGCCTGGTACAAGGGGCGGAGGGGCTGACGCTTTCGCTTTTCGCTGCCCCCCCGGAAGTCAACTACCCCGCTGCCATCACCGCAACCCCACAGGGGAATCTGTTCGTCGGGGTAGATCGAAACGGCTCGCTGGACCGCAAGCCAGGCCGCGGCGAGATTCTGAAAGTACTGGATACCGACAACGACGGGCAGGCCGACCATTACTCGGTGTTCGTTGACAGCCTGGACAGCCCCCGCGGCCTCGTCTACGACGGGAACACCCTGTACGTGATGCACCCGCCGACGCTCACGGCCTTCACGGATACGGATGGCGACGGGGTAGCGGATCGTCGCAAGACCCTGGTAGACGGACTGGGTTTTGGGCTCGACTTTCGGGGGGCAGACCACACCACCAACGGCATGCAGATGGGCATTGACGGGTGGCTCTACGTTTCCGTCGGCGACTACGGCTTTTTGAACGCGACCGGGACGGATGGACGGCAGATCAGCAACCGAGGGGGCGGAATCGTTCGCGTGCGGCCGGACGGATCGGAGTTGGAAATCTATGCGACGGGGCTCCGCAATTCCTATGACATCGCCCTCAATCCCACGCTTGACGGGTTTGTGCGCGGGAATACGAACGACGGGTACCGGTGGCGCACGCGCCTGCAACACGTGGTGCCGCAGGCCCACTTCGGGTACCCAAGCCAGTTTCACCACTTCGCCGATGAGGTGAAACCGCCCCTGGCGGACTACGGGGGAGGGTCGGGCACCGGGGCTCTTTACGTGGATGCTCCCGGACTGCCCGATTCGCTTCAGCAGTCGCTCTACACCGTCGATTGGGGACGGAGCGCGGTTTTCCGACACCAGCTCACGGCGCAGGGCGCGAGCTACGAGCCGACGCAGGAGCTTGTTCTGCGGATGCCCCAGCCGACCGACCTGACGATCGACGGACGCTCGAATCTCTATGTGAGCAGTTGGATGGGGGCAAGCTTTACGTACGCCGGGGAGGATGTGGGCTTTATCGTTCGACTAGGCCGGAAGGATGCTGATCCGCCGAGGGTTCCTCATTTTCAGGAGGCGAGCACGAAGCAGTTGCTGACGGTGCTTGCGGGGGAGCACAGTCGTCTTCGTTTGCATGCCCAGCGGGAGCTGTTGCGTCGATCCCCCACCCCGGATGCGGTCGAAGAGGTGGCGGCCCTGGCCCGAGAAGACGGGCCGACGGACGTACGGGTAGCGGCGCTTTTTACGCTGAAACAGTGGCAAGGAGCCGACAGCCACGCGGTGCTCATGGAGCTCACAGGGGATCCGGAACTTCGCGAATTTGCCCTTCGCGCCCTTGCTGACCGACGGCCGCAGACCGATGCCGTGTCGACGGCGCCGTTCGTCAAGGCGCTTTCTGCTGAGGATCCACGGGTGCGTCTTCACGCCGTGAATGGATTGGCTCGGCTAGGGGCTTCGGGCGCGGCAGGCGACATCGTGCCACTTGTGGCCGATCCCGATCGTACGGTCTCGCACGTGGCCGTGCGGACGCTGGTTGAGCTTGAGGCCGTGTCGGCTGCCCTCCGGGCTGTGCGACACGGCTCGCCCGGCCTCATTCGGGGCGGAATGAAGGTGCTCGTGCGATTGCATCGGGACGAGACGGTCGAGGGACTGCGGAAGGTGCTGGACCGCACGCCGGATCCCTTCACGCGGCGGCAAGTGATTGGAGGGCTGGCACGCCTCTACCACAAGGAGGCGGCGACATGGACGGAGGACGATTGGTGGGGGACGACCCCGAGCCCACGCGGTCCGTATCATGAACCGGTTGAGTGGGCCGGAAGCGATCGCATACGACCACTGCTTCGCACGGCCCTTCTTGACAGTGAAGGCTACGAGTACCGGCGTCGCGTTCAGCTGGTTGAGCGTAATCGGGTCGTACCGGATGGCGCGGCCGGGCTTCTGACGGTGGCCTCCGACAGTGTGCGGGCACAGGCCGTTGACGCTCTTCTCGGCAATGCGCGGGTGACAGAAGACATGCTGCCATCCCTCGACACTCTCGCGGGCCAGTCTTTTGCCCTCCAGCGTGCCGTCACCGATCTACTGACGGTTCAGCGCAAATTGCCGGCGGCCAGCGTGTCTCTGCTCGGGGAGGCAGCGCGTGAGACTGCCCTTCGGCCAACGGCACGGGCAGACGCCCTCCGGACGCTTGCGAGCCTTTTGGGAAAGGAAACGCGAGCGGACGTGACGACCGTTTATGCTCGCGTGCTCAATGAGGGGGGGCATTCTGCTCCGGTTGCCGAGGCCATTCGCGACTACGTGGGAGGGGGGGCGCACGGAGAGCAGGCCAATTGGTATGCGGAGAAGGCCGCTGCGGGAACAGCGTCCGAGCGAAAGCTGGCCTTTGCGATCCTTCTTCATCTCGCCAATACCGATGAGATCGACGAGTCTGCGCAAACGGTCGTCCAGACGGCCATTCAGGACGGGTGGAACGATCCGGTGCAGTCTGCGTCGCTCCTCTGGGCAATTGGATACACACAAATGGAGGGCTATGCCGCGCAGGTGCGCCAGCACCTGGAAGATGGACGCACTGCAGACGTAAAAGCGGCGGCGCAATACGCGGCCAACCGGCTTGGGCTGTAG